The following proteins are encoded in a genomic region of Paenibacillus sp. FSL H3-0469:
- a CDS encoding helix-turn-helix transcriptional regulator, protein MTENTSYTTEEIARLLKISKLKVYDLIKKGELPSYRVGKQMRVDLSDLEKYKQNSRNSGAYANPLPGSGLTEAALPQAQPSQQAGLPFAAPYQAFASPPPHSLKSSGVNVVITGQDMSLDILATHLERTLPSTRPLRSYAGSLDSLIAMYQGESDIVSTHLLDGDSGEYNLPYIRKLLVGFSYIVVHLLTRSAGFYVQKGNPLGIRSWGDLRQDGVTLINRERGSGARVLLDEQLRLHGIPSSRLNGYSNEENSHLAVASLVARGGADVGIGTEKAAKIIDGIDFIPLIRERYDLVMVKKPENEVWINAILEILRSEAFRSELSSIHSYDLSETGDIIYET, encoded by the coding sequence ATGACCGAGAATACTTCCTATACAACCGAGGAAATCGCCCGGCTGCTCAAAATCTCCAAGCTCAAGGTCTATGATCTCATTAAAAAGGGCGAGCTGCCCTCTTACCGTGTCGGCAAGCAGATGCGCGTTGACCTCTCCGACCTGGAGAAATACAAGCAGAATTCCCGCAACAGCGGGGCCTATGCGAATCCGCTGCCCGGGAGCGGGCTGACTGAAGCTGCACTGCCGCAGGCACAGCCATCGCAGCAGGCAGGCCTCCCGTTCGCCGCCCCTTATCAGGCCTTCGCCTCCCCGCCGCCGCACAGCTTGAAGAGCAGCGGTGTAAATGTAGTCATTACCGGGCAGGATATGTCGCTTGATATTCTGGCAACCCATCTGGAGCGGACTCTGCCCTCCACCCGTCCGCTCCGTTCCTATGCGGGCAGTCTGGACAGCCTCATTGCCATGTATCAGGGTGAATCAGATATTGTAAGTACCCATCTGCTGGACGGCGACAGCGGCGAATATAATCTGCCCTATATCCGCAAGCTGCTCGTGGGCTTCTCTTATATAGTAGTGCATCTGCTGACGCGTAGCGCAGGCTTCTATGTGCAGAAGGGTAATCCGCTGGGCATCCGCAGCTGGGGAGACCTCCGGCAGGACGGAGTGACGCTGATCAACCGTGAGCGCGGCTCCGGCGCCCGGGTGCTGCTGGATGAGCAGCTGCGTCTTCATGGTATTCCATCGTCCCGCCTGAACGGATACTCTAATGAAGAGAACAGTCATCTGGCAGTAGCCAGCCTGGTGGCGAGAGGCGGGGCGGATGTGGGCATCGGCACCGAGAAAGCGGCCAAAATCATTGACGGCATCGACTTCATTCCCCTGATCCGCGAGCGCTACGATCTGGTCATGGTGAAGAAGCCGGAGAATGAAGTCTGGATTAACGCGATTCTGGAAATTCTGCGCTCGGAAGCGTTCCGCAGTGAGCTAAGCTCGATTCACAGCTATGACCTGAGTGAGACGGGGGATATTATTTACGAGACTTAA
- a CDS encoding polysaccharide deacetylase family protein — MRTATRMTAAVLAALALMHSPSDLALGSPNKAKNRYYYEERGDMIWEVRTSQKVIALTFDDGPDPLETDSILEVLHEYDAKCTFFAIGKRIAAYPDVARRVINEGHELANHTYNHVYFKKPVSGKQIQEELALTEQEIMKISGRHSSLFRPPGGMYDETLIDVSNSMGLKPVLWSWHQDTRDWNRPGVWNISSRVIRNAKSGDIVLFHDHVHGPSQTKEALKIILPELKKQGFRFVTVSELIELSDVQQAKTDRHITY; from the coding sequence ATGAGAACAGCCACCCGAATGACCGCCGCAGTTCTTGCAGCACTGGCGCTGATGCATAGCCCCTCCGATCTGGCCCTGGGCAGTCCGAATAAGGCAAAAAACCGCTACTACTATGAGGAGCGCGGAGATATGATCTGGGAAGTGCGCACCAGCCAGAAGGTGATTGCGCTGACCTTCGATGACGGTCCGGACCCCCTGGAGACGGACAGCATTCTGGAGGTGCTGCATGAGTACGATGCGAAATGCACGTTTTTTGCGATTGGCAAGCGGATCGCCGCATATCCCGATGTCGCCAGACGCGTAATTAATGAAGGACATGAGCTGGCAAACCATACCTATAACCATGTCTACTTCAAAAAGCCGGTCTCCGGGAAGCAGATTCAGGAGGAGCTCGCGCTGACAGAGCAGGAAATTATGAAGATATCCGGCAGGCACAGCAGCCTGTTCAGACCGCCGGGCGGAATGTATGACGAGACCCTGATCGATGTGTCCAACAGCATGGGCCTGAAGCCCGTACTGTGGTCCTGGCATCAGGACACCCGCGACTGGAACCGCCCCGGCGTCTGGAACATCTCAAGCCGGGTCATCCGCAATGCCAAGAGCGGCGATATTGTCCTCTTCCACGACCATGTCCACGGGCCGTCTCAGACGAAGGAAGCGCTGAAGATTATTCTGCCTGAGCTGAAGAAGCAGGGCTTCCGGTTCGTGACCGTCTCGGAGCTGATTGAGTTATCCGATGTACAGCAGGCGAAGACGGACCGGCATATAACCTATTAG